The following proteins are co-located in the Silene latifolia isolate original U9 population chromosome 1, ASM4854445v1, whole genome shotgun sequence genome:
- the LOC141611148 gene encoding small ribosomal subunit protein eS17w-like: protein MGRVRTKTVKKSSRQVIEKYYSKMTLDFHTNKKVLEEVAIIPSKRLRNKIAGFSTHLMRRIQKGPVRGISLKLQEEERERRMDFVPDVSAIRTDLIEVDRETIEMLAALGMSDLPGLSEVAPETALAALPAGGFGRGAGAPRRY from the coding sequence ATGGGTCGCGTCCGCACAAAAACAGTAAAGAAATCATCCCGTCAAGTAATCGAAAAGTACTACTCCAAAATGACACTAGATTTCCATACCAACAAGAAGGTTCTAGAAGAAGTCGCCATTATCCCATCCAAGAGGCTCCGAAACAAGATTGCCGGGTTTTCAACCCATCTAATGAGGCGTATCCAGAAGGGTCCAGTTCGTGGGATTTCACTCAAGCTTCAGGAAGAGGAGAGAGAGAGGCGTATGGACTTTGTACCTGATGTTTCTGCTATTAGGACTGATCTTATTGAGGTTGATCGTGAGACTATTGAAATGTTGGCTGCTCTTGGTATGTCTGATTTACCTGGTTTGTCTGAAGTTGCTCCTGAAACTGCTCTTGCTGCTTTGCCTGCTGGTGGTTTTGGTCGTGGTGCTGGTGCTCCTAGGAGGTATTGA